The Oryzias melastigma strain HK-1 linkage group LG13, ASM292280v2, whole genome shotgun sequence genome window below encodes:
- the ankrd13b gene encoding ankyrin repeat domain-containing protein 13B, with amino-acid sequence MISAKKTPEESRFPVHYLVWHNKHRQLEKELATNEQTDIETVDPRGRTPLHLAVTLDHLDCARVLLQHGADVSKENRNGWTVLQEAVSTRDPELVRLVLRYRDYQRTAKRLAGIPVLLERLRQAQDFYVEMKWEFTSWVPLVSRICPSDTYRVWKSGQCLRVDTTLMGFEQMTWQRGNRSFIFRGQDSSAEVMEVDHDRQLVFCETLCVSSLAALSPGRGRGGACCSTVGGLGLLGAMKPSNEQVAARLSAPVVTTQLDTRNITFERNKTGILGWRSEKTEMVNGYEAKVYAASNVELITRTRSDHLTDQNKNKTKGGKTPLQNFLGIAEQHMGPNNGALVTQMSSPAVTNPAALTAEEYFNPGSSSTLRDIGHPCHLTTKTQRFKAKMWLCESHPLSLAEQVVPIIDLMAISNALFAKLRDFITLRLPPGFPVKIEIPLYHILNARITFSNLNGCEDGANVRSDGEMGVDGDGQRDTPRIDTPSPGSDSSSVSSSSSSTSCRAGDIPPCVFEPPPGYTTLGGKQRDSMREEEEDLLQFAIQQSLLEAGSEYDQVTIWEALTNSKPGAHPLSCDPSRVERTPQHKPRPPTSLHSTPAKKQPPACSYDEQLRIAMEISAREQEEADLRRRQEEEDLQRIIQLSLMEK; translated from the exons ACGGACATAGAGACGGTGGACCCCCGTGGCCGGACGCCTCTCCACCTGGCCGTCACTCTAGACCACCTGGACTGTGCCAGGGTCCTACTCCAGCACGGAGCTGACGTTAGCAAAGAGAACCGCAACGGATGGACCG tTCTGCAGGAGGCGGTGAGCACCAGAGACCCAGAGCTGGTGCGGCTTGTGCTCCGTTACCGTGACTACCAGAGGACTGCCAAGAGGCTGGCGGGCATCCCTGTCCTGCTGGAACGGCTGCGCCAA GCGCAGGACTTCTATGTGGAGATGAAATGGGAGTTCACCAGCTGGG TGCCCCTGGTGTCCCGGATCTGCCCCAGTGACACCTACAGAGTGTGGAAGAGCGGTCAGTGTCTGCGCGTGGACACCACCCTCATGGGGTTTGAACAGATGACCTGGCAAAGAGGCAACCGAAGCTTCATATTCAGAGGACAAG ACTCCAGCGCGGAGGTGATGGAGGTCGACCACGACAGGCAGCTGGTGTTCTGCGAGACCCTGTGCGTCTCCTCTCTTGCGGCGCTCTCACCTGGCCggggaaggggcggggcttgctGCAGCACCGTGGGCGGGTTGGGTCTTCTGGGGGCGATGAAGCCCAGCAACGAGCAGGTCGCGGCCCGGCTGTCCGCCCCGGTGGTGACCACTCAGCTGGACACGCGCAACATCACCTTTGAAAG GAATAAGACGGGCATCCTTGGTTGGAGGAGTGAGAAGACTGAGATGGTGAATGGATATGAAGCTAAG GTGTATGCAGCCTCCAACGTAGAGCTGATCACCAGAACCAGAAGCGACCATCTGACGGATCAGAACAAGAACAAGACAAAAG GCGGGAAGACTCCACTGCAGAACTTTCTCGGGATCGCTGAACAACACATGGGACCCAACAATGGG GCGCTGGTGACCCAGATGTCGTCTCCCGCGGTGACGAACCCTGCGGCGCTGACGGCTGAGGAATACTTTAACCCCGGCTCTTCCTCCACTTTGAGGGACATCGGCCACCCGTGCCACCTCACTACCAAGACCCAGAG GTTCAAAGCTAAGATGTGGCTGTGCGAGTCCCACCCGCTGTCCCTGGCAGAGCAGGTGGTCCCCATCATCGACCTCATGGCCATCTCCAACGCGCTCTTCGCCAAGTTGCGGGACTTCATCACCCTGAGGCTGCCACCCGGATTTCCCGTCAAGATCG AAATCCCCCTGTACCACATCCTGAACGCCAGGATCACCTTCAGCAACCTGAACGGCTGTGAGGACGGAGCCAACGTCCGCTCCGACGGCGAGATGGGGGTGGACGGAGACGGTCAGAGGGACACGCCCAGGATAGACACCCCCTCGCCCGGCAGCGACTCCTCCAGCGtctccagctccagctccagCA CGTCGTGCAGAGCCGGAGACATTCCCCCGTGCGTGTTCGAGCCCCCGCCGGGATACACCACGCTCGGAGGCAAACAGAGAGACAGCAtgcgggaggaggaggaggacctgCTGCAGTTCGCCATACAGCAGAGCCTGCTGGAGGCCGGATCCGAATACGATCAG GTGACCATCTGGGAGGCGCTGACCAACAGCAAGCCAGGAGCGCACCCCCTCTCCTGTGACCCCAGTCGTGTGGAGAG GACTCCACagcacaagccccgcccccccaccAGCCTACACTCCACACCCGCTAAGAAGCAGCCGCCCGCCTGCAGTTATGACGAGCAGCTGCGCATCGCCATGGAGATCTCGGCCCGCGAGCAAGAGGAGGCGGACCTGAGGCGGcgccaggaggaggaggacctgCAGCGCATCATCCAGCTGTCACTCATGGAGAAGTGA